Genomic segment of Candidatus Methylomirabilota bacterium:
TCGCGGGTGCGGGTGATCAGCACCGAGCGGCTGCTGGACGTGATGGGCAGCCAGAACACCGCGTTTCGGCAGGTCTCGCCGAACGCGAGCTACTGCAAGATGGTTCACGCCGATGACTGGCTCTTCCGGGATTGCCTGCGCGAGATGGTGGAGCTGGCCGAAGCCCATCCCTCGGTCGGCATCGTCGGCGCCTACCGGCTCGACGGCACGAAGGTGGATCTGGACGGGCTGCCGTACCCGAGCACGGTGGTGCCGGGCAAGCAACTGTCGCGAGCGATGATGCTCGGGGGCCCCCGCGTGTTCGGGTCCGCTTCGGCGCTGATGTACCGGGCGGACTACGTTCGGCAGCGGCCCGCGTTCTTCGACGAGTCGGACTTTCACGCCGACGTCGCCGCCTGCTACGACATCCTGCGCGCGGCGGACTTCGGATTCGTGCATCAGGTCCTCACCTTCACGCGCACTCACCCCGGCGAGCAGTCGTCCTACGCCGGCCGGCTGAAGACGTACATCGCGGGACGCTTCCGCCACCTCGTGAAGTTCGGGCCGTCGTGCATGGAGCCGGCGGAATACCAGGACCGGGTGCAGCAGGCCCTCTCG
This window contains:
- a CDS encoding glycosyltransferase family 2 protein, translating into MAPTPLVSVVTPVHNGEAFLAECIESVLAQSYDRWEYTIVDNCSTDRSLEVAERYAQKDSRVRVISTERLLDVMGSQNTAFRQVSPNASYCKMVHADDWLFRDCLREMVELAEAHPSVGIVGAYRLDGTKVDLDGLPYPSTVVPGKQLSRAMMLGGPRVFGSASALMYRADYVRQRPAFFDESDFHADVAACYDILRAADFGFVHQVLTFTRTHPGEQSSYAGRLKTYIAGRFRHLVKFGPSCMEPAEYQDRVQQALSHYYRFLAKSLVSPGAREVLAYHRSALAEIGYPFSWKRLLAVVTPYWGYALRHPSEALRLVMRLPGTADAAPRVSSVPQPAQPSAPARSGNRAA